A single Cryptococcus neoformans var. grubii H99 chromosome 7, complete sequence DNA region contains:
- a CDS encoding tryptophan aminotransferase, which yields MTAATISTETVTQVQAAGTKANGATGKYNPRSHLSDRAKVTEIDGIRGLMACEGPGIVSFLAGRPNPDTFPFNSITLNLKPPLGVSESSNNMPVSITIEDPDLAIALQYAPSSGIPKLCEWLADLQAHVHERPRGDYVISIGSGSQDLMFKGFQAVLNPGDPVLLETPMYPGVLPALRVLKAESVEVDVDDHGLSAKNLEKVLSEWPADKKRPRVLYTSPIGSNPSGCSAPKERKLEVLKVCKKYDVLIFEDDPYYYLAQKLIPSYFALEKQVYPEGGHVVRFDSFSKLLSAGMRLGFATGPKEILHAIDVSTAGANLHTSAVSQGVALRLMQYWGIEGFLAHGRAVAKLYAERRAQFEATAHKYLDGLASWVSPVAGMFLWIDLRPAGIEDTYELIRHEALAKGVLGVPGMAFYPTGRKSSHVRVSFSIVDLGEESDLGFQRLAEAIKDKRKALGLA from the exons ATGACCGCTGCTACTATCTCCACAGAAACCGTCACCCAGGTTCAGGCCGCGGGAACTAAGGCCAACGGCGCAACCGGCAAGTACAACCCTCGAAGCCACCTCAGCGACAGGGCAAAGGTTACCGAGATTGATGGAA TTCGTGGTTTAATGGCTTGCGAAGGGCCTGGCATTGTCTCCTTC CT TGCCGGCCGACCCAACCCTGACACCTTCCCATTCAACTCCATtaccctcaacctcaaaccCCCTCTTGGCGTTTCCGAGTCCTCCAACAACATGCCCGTTTCCATCACCATTGAGGACCCTGATCTTGCTATTGCCCTCCAATAtgccccttcttccggtaTTCCCAAGCTCTGTGAATGGCTTGCTGACTTGCAAGCCCACGTGCACGAGCGACCAAGAGGTGATTACGTTATTTCTATCGGAAGCGGTAGTCAGGACTTGATGTTCAAGGGATTTCAGGCCGTACTAAACCCTGGAGACCCCGTATTGCTCGAGACCCCTATGTACCCAGGCGTTCTCCCTGCTCTGAGGGTTCTGAAAGCGGAATCAGTCGAGGTTGATGTCGATGACCATGGCCTATCGGCTAAGAACCTGGAGAAGGTCTTGAGCGAGTGGCCTGCAGACAAAAAGAGGCCAAGGGTGCTTTACACCTCTCCTATTGGCTCCAACCCCTCTGGATGTTCTGCGCccaaggagagaaagtTGGAGGTTTTGAAGGTGTGCAAGAAGTACGACGTTTTAATCTTTGAGG ACGATCCTTACT ATTACCTCGCTCAAAAGCTCATTCCCAGTTACTTCGCCCTCGAAAAGCAAGTCTACCCGGAAGGAGGTCATGTTGTTCGATTCGACTCTTTCTCTAAACTTCTCTCCGCCGGTATGCGATTA GGCTTTGCAACCGGCCCTAAGGAAATCCTTCACGCTATTGATGTGAGCACTGCTGGTGCCAACTTGCACACCAGTGCTGTCTCTCAAGGTGTCGCTCTTCGCCTCATGCAGTACT GGGGCATTGAGGGTTTCCTAGCCCACGGCCGAGCAGTCGCCAAGCTCTACGCCGAGCGTCGAGCTCAATTCGAAGCCACCGCTCACAAGTATCTCGACGGTTTGGCTTCTTGGGTTTCTCCTGTGGCTGGAATGTTCCTCTGGATCGATCTTAGGCCCGCTGGTATCGAGGATACCTATGAATTGATCAGACACGAGGCTCTTGCGAAGGGTGTGTTAGGTGTACCTGGGATGGC TTTCTACCCCactggaaggaagagctcTCATGTTCGAGTATCCTTCTCTATTGTTGACCTTGGGGAGGAGTCGGATTTAGGTTTCCAGAGGTTGGCAGAAGCTATCAAGGACAAGCGCAAAGCCTTGGGTTTGGCTTAA
- a CDS encoding protein RAI1, protein MRHSISLPRPNPADPVPSYRLPHLIHTYSHLPTRAISHDDASMAYYSPAPIGCNLTEGFERRIEREDEEEHLDGLVESLEWLITRGKKGERKGGIITWRGMLTRLLTMPYEMRDSWEMTAIALDGSVYLELWDPPEEKARRKREQSAWEKQGYMGYAYESFSTIPQEGRPGNGPEGWGGDVNTKVQWANVVRSAIGEIPLCIAGEVDCVKAEPGFPNPGLPGCMELKTNKVIQHPGHETMFHKKLLKHWAQSWLLGIPEVVVGFRDDDGILRSQTTFDTAKIPYLVEALNKPSWSPNRCLQSLHSVCSFLTKNVLPTDPLVTYPHIRGNRQAVKEAGGLPPAVVWRLAFDPKKGCELHIVGEVGVVDGRWGGMLKEEYVRWRMGLE, encoded by the exons ATGCGCCACTCAATCTCCTTACCAAGGCCCAACCCAGCGGACCCCGTGCCTTCGTAtcgccttcctcatctAATCCACACCTACTCCCATTTGCCCACTAGGGCCATATCCCACGATGACGCTTCCATGGCCTACTACTCTCCAGCCCCGATCGGATGCAATCTCACGGAAGGGTTTGAAAGACGCAtagagagagaagacgaggaagaacatTTAGATGGGTTGGTAGAGAGTCTGGAATGGCTTATCacaagagggaagaagggtgagaggaaaggagggatCATCACGTGGAGAGGAATGTTGACTAG GCTCCTTACCATGCCATATGAGATGAGAGACTCATGGGAGATGACTGCTATAGCTCTCGATGGTTCTGTTTACCTTGAATTGTGGGATCCGCCAGAGGAAAAAGCCAGACG GAAACGAGAGCAGTCAGCTTGGGAAAAGCAAGGCTATATGGGATACGCATACGAGTCATTCTCCACTATACCTCAAGAAGGACGCCCAGGAAATGGACCGGAAGGGTGGGGAGGTGATGTCAATACCAAAGTACAA TGGGCTAA TGTGGTACGCTCCGCGATAGGAGAAATCCCGCTCTGCATTGCTGGGGAAGTCGACTGCGTTAAAG CTGAGCCTGGATTTCCAAACCCGGGCTTACCAGGCTGCATGGAACTCAAGACCAATAAGGTCATACAACATCCTGGGCATGAAACCATGTTTCATAAAAAACTGTTGAAACATTGGGCACAGAGTTGGTTATTGGGGATACCT GAAGTCGTCGTAGGCTTCAGAGATGACGACGGGATCCTTCGCTCCCAGACAACGTTCGATACTGCAAAAATCCCCTATTT AGTTGAGGCACTCAACAAACCATCATGGTCACCTAACCGTTGCCTCCAATCACTTCATTCGGTCTGCTCTTTCTTGACAAAGAATGTGTTACCCACCGATCCACTCGTCACCTATCCCCATATACGCGGCAATAGACAAGCTGTAAAGGAAGCTGGAGGGCTACCGCCAGCCGTCGTGTGGCGATTGGCATTTGACCCGAAGAAGGGCTGTGAATTGCACATTGTAGGAGAAGTAGGCGTAGTCGATGGGCGATGGGGAGGAATGTTGAAGGAGGAATACGTGCGATGGAGAATGGGGTTGGAATGA
- a CDS encoding WD-repeat protein 68 → MSPYPLIDYDVGQPLYGVGFSNSVSHPYRVALTSLVTGPTNKLYIADLSHPPDTQPSSPHYPQANNGSSGPPHPPPTYRQLTSINLNLPATKVGWEPEGSVRVDQGGRGELVATTGESLHLWEVATGWTEGSGHVGHNGWGNERYALKSRSILSNTKGAHGSLPPVTSFSWNNKSPNKIVTCSIDTTATLWDINTAQAMTQLIAHDRAVYDLCWLPESSDIFVSVGADGSLRAFDLRQLEHSTILYESSRDAPLARIAFSKKEQHMLACFGLDDSKILILDMRSPGKPVAELIGHQAPLGAIAWGSGGTRGRGEPTGGGWLASCGDDSQLLLYDLTAPLPTSRSSSRSNFQNSNPTSPYVLSPSATPSSQRTPSPADAVEMMPVKGWTARGEINNLAFTNDGDWVGCVSGTTLKVLHV, encoded by the exons ATGTCTCCATACCCGCTGATCGACTATGATGTCGGCC AACCATTATATGGTGTCGGCTTCTCGAACTCGGTTTCTCATCCTTATCGTGTAGCTCTTACATCTCTCGTAACTGGTCCAACAAACAAGCTCTATATTGCCGACCTATCCCATCCACCAGACACCcagccatcatctccacaCTATCCACAAGCTAACAACGGTTCATCGGGCCCTCCACATCCGCCACCAACATACAGGCAACTAACAAGTATTAATCTTAACTTACCGGCTACAAAAGTCGGGTGGGAGCCCGAAGGATCGGTCAGAGTAGATCAAGGTGGGCGTGGAGAACTAGTAGCGACTACAGGTGAATCTTTGCATTTATGGGAAGTAGCGACGGGATGGACAGAAGGAAGTGGACACGTGGGTCACAATGGCTGGGGAAATGAGCGATATGCCTTGAAGAGCCGTAGTATATTGAGCAAC ACTAAGGGTGCTCATGGTAGCCTGCCCCCCGTCACATCTTTCAGCTGGAATAATAAGTCTCCAAATAAAATCGTCACCTGCTCGATAGACACCACCGCGACACTATGGGACATCAACACTGCTCAGGCAATGACGCAGCTTATTGCGCATGATCGCGCAGTCTATGATCT TTGCTGGCTCCCAGAGTCCTCAGACATCTTTGTCTCTGTGGGCGCCGACGGTTCCCTTCGCGCCTTTGATCTCCGCCAACTTGAGCACTCTACCATTCTATATGAATCATCCCGTGATGCACCATTAGCAAGGATAGCGTTCAGTAAGAAAGAGCA ACACATGCTTGCATGTTTTGGTCTCGACGACTCCAaaatcctcatcctcgacATGCGCAGTCCCGGCAAGCCGGTTGCAGAGCTTATAGGCCACCAAGCGCCATTAGGAGCCATTGCTTGGGGATCAGGAGGTACGCGTGGTCGAGGCGAACCGACCGGTGGTGGCTGGCTGGCAAGTTGTG GCGATGACTCGCAGCTATTACTATACGACTTGACTGCGCCTCTTCCCACGTCTCGTTCATCTTCGCGATCTAACTTTCAAAACTCGAACCCTACTTCGCCCTATGttctttcaccttctgctacaccttcttctcaacgTACACCTTCACCTGCGGACGCCGTAGAGATGATGCCAGTTAAGGGCTGGACTGCGAGGGGAGAGATCAATAATCTTGCCTTCACCAATGATGGTGACTGGGTTGGCTGCGTTAGCGGCACTACATTGAAGGTGTTGCATGTttga
- a CDS encoding minichromosome maintenance protein 7 (cell division control protein 47): MATNDAGASVMPVANVQINYEEESAKIEDFLERYVAGPRPRRNQDALPADDDAAAEDTSEDEDDLAEGMDGLNVQGARRTKFKYLRMLREVANRRREDIVIDLKDLKRHSNDLSLLHNIQNNTRRYIQLFSDVIDKIMPPPDNEVDYSSDVLDLIMQQRREMNAQVEAGERNADAGMFPPELMRRYNVYFRPLRSDDVLAVRAVRGAHLGKLITVRGIVTRVSEVKPLLIVNAYTCDSCGNEIFQEITQKHFAPLTVCPSDVCVRNQTKGQLHMQTRASRFRPFQEVKIQEMADQVPVGHIPRSMTIHLYGALTRSVNPGDVVHIGGIFIPTPYTGMRALRAGLLQDTFLEAMHVHQLKKQYHTMESTPEIQEAIADLKSDPALYARLANSIAPEIYGHEDVKKALLLLLVGGVTNSRKDGMKIRGDINVCLMGDPGVAKSQLLKYITKVAPRGVYTTGRGSSGVGLTAAVMRDPVTDEMVLEGGALVLADNGICCIDEFDKMEESDRTAIHEVMEQQTISISKAGITTTLNARTSILAAANPLYGRYNPKISPVENINLPAALLSRFDVLFLILDSPTREDDERLAQHVCFVHMHNTHPELDFEPVDPTLMRHYIAECRKIEPRVPQALSEYIVSSYVQMRKQQQEDEAEEKSHSYVSARTLLAVLRLSQALARLRHDDIVQQGDVDEALRLMDVSKASLYEHSQQRNGEDQTSTSKIFRIIKDMAQRAADEGDDEEMGELAMMDVRNRVIAKGFTEMQLMETILEYENMDVLMRTANGSRLQFVTV, translated from the exons ATGGCAACCAACGATGCCGGTGCCAGTGTTATGCCCGTAGCCAACGTGCAG ATCAACTATGAGGAAGAGTCTG CCAAGATTGAAGACTTCCTTGAGAGATATGTCGCTGGACCTCGACCACGTCGCAATCAAGACGCACTCCCCGCGGATGACGACGCAGCTGCTGAGGACACttctgaagatgaggatgacttGGCCGAGGGGATGGACGGGCTGAACGTTCAAGGCGCTAGAAGGACGAAGTTCAAATatttgaggatgttgagaGAGGTTGccaacagaagaagagaggatattGTCATTGATCTAAAGGATCTCAAGAGG CACAGTAACGACCTTTCACTTCTTCACAACATCCAAAATAACACTCGTCGATACATTCAACTCTTCTCGGATGTAATCGACAAAATCATGCCTCCGCCGGACAACGAGGTCGATTATTCCAGTGATGTGCTCGACTTGATTATGCAGCAACGAAGGGAAATGAACGCCCAAGTCGAGGCGGGAGAAAGGAATGCGGACGCCGGAATGTTCCCACCAGAGTTGATGAGAAGATA CAATGTATACTTCCGCCCACTTCGATCTGACGACGTCCTTGCCGTTCGAGCAGTTCGAGGTGCCCATCTCGGCAAGCTTATCACCGTGCGAGGTATCGTTACCCGTGTTTCTGAAGTCAAGCCCCTCCTCATAGTCAACGCCTACACCTGTGACTCGTGTGGTAATGAAATCTTCCAAGAAATCACCCAAAAACATTTCGCCCCTCTCACTGTTTGTCCCTCTGACGTCTGTGTCAGGAATCAAACCAAGGGCCAACTGCACATGCAAACTCGAGCTAGTCGATTCAGGCCCTTCCAAGAGGTCAAAATCCAAGAAATGGCCGACCAAGTTCCTGTGGGTCACATCCCTCGGTCGATGACTATCCATCTGTACGGTGCCCTCACTCGATCTGTTAACCCTGGAGACGTCGTACACATTGGAGGTATTTTTATCCCTACTCCTTACACCGGTATGCGAGCTCTTCGAGCGGGTCTTTTGCAAGACACTTTCCTCGAAGCAATGCACGTCCACCAGCTCAAAAAGCAATATCATACCATGGAGTCTACCCCCGAAATCCAGGAGGCTATCGCTGATCTCAAGTCCGACCCTGCCCTCTACGCGCGACTTGCCAACTCTATCGCGCCTGAGATTTACGGTCACGAAGACGTCAAGAAAGCATTGTTACTTTTGCTTGTCGGTGGTGTTACAAACTCGAGGAAGGACGGTATGAAGATCAGAGGCGATATCAATGTTTGTTTGATGGGTGACCCTGGTGTTGCCAAATCTCAATTGCTCAAGTACATCACAAAGGTGGCCCCTAGAGGTGTTTACACTACAGGTAGGGGTTCCAGTGGTGTCGGTTTGACAGCGGCGGTTATGAGGGATCCCGTCACTGACGAGATGGTCTTGG AGGGAGGTGCTCTTGTTCTCGCCGACAATGGTATTTGCTGTATCGATGAATTTgacaagatggaggaaTCTGACCGTACCGCCATTCACGAAGTCATGGAACAACAAACCATTTCCATTTCCAAAGCTGGTATCACCACCACACTTAACGCACGTACTTCCATCCTTGCCGCCGCGAACCCCCTTTACGGACGGTACAATCCCAAAATCTCACCAGTTGAGAACATCAATCTTCCTGCAGCTCTCTTGTCTCGTTTCGATGTTCTCTTCCTTATCCTTGATTCTCCTAcaagggaagatgatgagcgaCTAGCCCAACACGTATGCTTTGTCCACATGCACAACACCCACCCTGAGCTCGACTTTGAGCCTGTCGACCCTACATTGATGAGACACTACATTGCCGAGTGCCGAAAGATTGAACCTCGTGTACCTCAGGCCTTGTCGGAATACATTGTTTCCAGCTACGTACAGATGCGAAAACAAcagcaagaagatgaggcagaagaaaaaTCTCACTCTTATGTTTCTGCTCGTACTCTTCTTGCCGTCTTGCGTCTGTCACAGGCACTTGCCCGTCTGCGacatgatgatatcgtccagCAAGGCGATGTGGATGAAGCTCTCCGATTGATGGATGTTTCCAAGGCGAGCTTGTACGAACATTCTCAACAGAGGAATGGCGAAGATCAGACAAGCACAAGTAAGATCTTCAGGATCATCAAGGATATGGCACAGAGGGCTGCAGATGAgggcgatgatgaagagatgggagaactggcgatgatggatgTGAGGAACAGGGTTATTGCCAAGGGTTTCACGGAGATGCAGTTGATGGAGACTATCCTCGAG TACGAGAACATGGACGTGTTGATGCGTACCGCAAACGGTTCCAGGTTGCAATTTGTTACTGTCTAA
- a CDS encoding translation elongation factor Tu, with product MSGQQPPSFNPGAYEFRPGQTPFVPRQQQQPFDPYGQQQGGYPQYGQYGQQQGYPQYAQYGGYPQQQGYPVPGAPGAPGAGPRAYQPPQARNVQGFQPPSFSSSPAPPPDTKAPAGKPVSLSIGGGAPKAAPSLSIGGGAPKAAPSLSIGGAPKAAPSLSIGGAKAAPSLSIGGKKEEKEAPSKSSPKPAAPTPKPADAPATKSEGAPAPVPAAEKKAEKSVPLTNDVQGKVVAAETSAASPAKSGASTPAAAVSTSTTNFSKVSAKNDAEAIYREQNLAGDAALRDLYGENVKDTNIKSHLNIIFTGHVDAGKSTMGGQLLYLTGAVDKRTMEKYEQEAKAAGRETWYLSWALDSGKEERAKGKTVEVGRAYFESEKRRYTILDAPGHKTYVPSMISGAAQADVALLVLSARKGEFETGFEREGQTREHAMLIKNNGINKLIVVVNKMDDPTVQWDKERYDEITTKITPFLKAVGFNPKTDITFIPVSAQIGENMKDRVDKKIAPWWDGPSLLEHLDNMEIMDRNINAPFMLPISEKYNELGTMVMGKIESGHVKKGDTLLMMPNKHTVEVTGIFSEQSEDMDMAFCGDNIRMRISGVSDRDITPGFVLTSVQKPVKAVTAFKADISFIDTKNIICPGYSCVLHVHTLAEEVSVTSFLHYYEKKTRRKSKKPPQFAKAGMLVAAVIETSAPICIERFEDYKMLGRFTLRDEGKTVAIGKVTKLIERSEDMPDVAALSLKAAS from the exons ATGTCCGGACAGCAGCCCCCCAGCTTCAACCCAGGCGCATACGAGTTCCGTCCAGGACAGACACCGTTCGTCCCCAggcagcaacagcaaccGTTCGACCCGTACGGCCAGCAGCAGGGCGGATATCCCCAGTACGGACAGTACGGCCAGCAACAGGGATACCCTCAATACGCACAGTACGGCGGCTACCCTCAGCAACAAGGTTACCCTGTTCCCGGTGCTCCTGGTGCTCCTGGTGCTGGACCTAGGGCTTACCAACCTCCGCAAGCCAGGAATGTCCAAGGTTTCCAGCCTCCcagcttttcttcatcccctgCGCCACCTCCGGACACCAAGGCTCCTGCCGGGAAACCTGTCTCTTTATCCATCGGAGGTGGTGCACCTAAAGCCGCTCCCAGCTTGTCTATCGGTGGTGGTGCCCCCAAGGCGGCCCCTAGCTTGAGCATTGGCGGCGCTCCCAAGGCCGCTCCTAGCTTGAGTATCGGTGGTGCCAAGGCGGCCCCCAGTTTGAGCATcggtggaaagaaggaagagaaggaggccCCTTCAAAGTCTTCTCCCAAACCTGCCGCTCCCACACCAAAACCTGCCGATGCCCCTGCTACCAAGTCTGAAGGCGCCCCTGCCCCTGTCCCCGCtgccgagaagaaggctgaaaAGTCTGTTCCTCTTACTAATGACGTTCAAGGCAAGGTCGTTGCTGCTGAGACTTCTGCTGCCAGCCCCGCCAAGTCTGGCGCTAGCACtcccgctgctgctgtcagcaccagcaccaccaACTTCTCCAAGGTCTCGGCCAAGAACGATGCTGAAGCTATCTACCGCGAGCAAAACCTTGCTGGTGACGCTGCTTTGCGAGACTTGTACGGTGAGAACGTCAAGGACACCAACATCAAGTCTCACTTGaacatcatcttcaccgGTCACGTCGATGCGGGCAAGTCTACCATGGGTGGTCAATTACTCTACTTGACTGGTGCTGTTGACAAGCGAACCATGGAAAAGTATGAGCAGGAGGCCAAGGCTGCCGGTAGGGAGACCTGGTACCTTTCGTGGGCTTTGGACAGTGGTAAGGAGGAGCGAGCGAAGGGTAAGACAGTTGAGGTCGGCAGGGCGTACTTTGAAAGCGAAAAGCGAAGGTATACCATCTTGGACGCCCCCGGTCACAAAACTTACGTGCCCAGTATGATCTCTGGTGCTGCCCAAGCCGATGTTGCTTTGCTT GTGTTGTCCGCGCGAAAGGGCGAGTTTGAGACCGGTTTCGAGCGTGAGGGCCAGACCAGAGAGCATGCGATGCTTATCAAGAACAACGGTATCAACAAGCTCATCGTCGTTGTCAACAAGATGGATGACCCTACCGTGCAATGGGATAAGGAACGGTACGATGAGATCACCACTAAAATCACTCCTTTCCTCAAGGCGGTCGGTTTCAACCCCAAGACCGACATCACTTTTATTCCCGTTTCCGCCCAGATTGGTGAGAACATGAAGGACCGAGTCGACAAAAAGATTGCTCCTTGGTGGGA CGGCCCTTCACTTTTGGAGCATCTCGACAACATGGAGATTATGGACCGAAACATCAATGCTCCCTTCATGCTTCCCATCTCTGAAAAATACAACGAGCTGGGTACTATGGTTATGGGCAAGATTGAATCCGGCCACGTCAAGAAGGGTGACACTTTGCTTATGATGCCCAACAAG CACACCGTTGAAGTCACTGGTATCTTCTCTGAACAATCAGAAGACATGGACATGGCATTCTGTGGTGACAACATCCGAATGCGAATCTCTGGTGTTTCTGACCGAGACATTACCCCCGGTTTTGTCCTTACCTCTGTTCAAAAGCCCGTCAAGGCTGTCACTGCCTTCAAGGCAGACATTAGCTTCATTGACACCAAGAACATTATCTGTCCCGGTTACAGCTGTGTCTTGCACGTCCACACCCTTGCTGAGGAAGTTTCCGTTACT TCATTCCTCCACTACtacgagaagaagactaGGAGAAAGTCCAAGAAGCCACCTCAGTTCGCCAAGGCTGGTATGCTTGTCGCTGCTGTCATTGAGACTTCTGCCCCCATCTGTATTGAACGATTCGAGGACTACAAAATGCTTGGTCGATTCACTTTGCGTGATGAAG GTAAAACCGTTGCTATTGGTAAGGTGACCAAACTTATTGAAAGGAGCGAGGATATGCCCGATGTTGCTGCGCTTTCCTTGAAGGCGGCGTCGTAA
- a CDS encoding methionine-tRNA ligase, beta subunit, which yields MLITLTNRAYIHTRTINTISTVRKMSSQVQQFISAAVNADPSLAGRNDKDKVAIEKLVGESEGLTKDLSALNEKLTPLTYLYSNYPSTADVGLYAHLHPSMINAPPTQHPTLPAVLRYFLHIQSLPSVSSARSELPNAYPIVEIDLSTLPAPERKAPAPKVKKEKKAPAAESAPAAAAAAEGAAASVTGAVSAAVGTIAEAATNAAESVKEAVVGKPEKDGKKKEKKEKKEKPAKAPKPVAEVTGPMPSMIDMRVGKVLDVKRHPDADSLYVETIDVGEPEPRTVCSGLVKYMSEDEIRGATVVVICNLKPVTMRGVKSFAMLLCASSRDGKEEGGVQFVFPPEGSQPGERIYFEGEKYENAIPEPQLNPKKKVFETIQPSFTTLENREAAWIDPETKSVHRLRTKDGVLKSKSFVGASLS from the exons ATGCTCATTACCCTCACAAACAGAGCATATATTCACACTCGCACGATCAACACCATTTCAACAGTACGGAAAATGTCTTCTCAGGTCCAGCAGTTCATCTCCGCTGCAGTCAACGCCGACCCTTCTCTTGCCGGGCGAAacgacaaggacaaggttGCTATTGAGAAGCTTGTCGGCGAGTCCGAGGGCTTGACCAAGGACCTTTCT GCGCTCAACGAGAAGCTCACTCCTTTGACTTACCTCTACTCCAACTACCCTTCTACCGCTGATGTCGGTCTTTACGCCCACCTCCACCCGTCCATG ATCAACGCCCCCCCTACTCAACATCCAACTCTCCCCGCCGTCCTCCGATACTTTCTCCACATCCAGTCCCTCCCCTCCGTCTCCTCTGCCCGGTCGGAACTTCCCAACGCCTACCCTATCGTCGAGATTGACCTCTCAACACTCCCTGCTCCTGAGCGCAAGGCTCCCGCTCCCAAggtgaaaaaggagaagaaggcccCGGCCGCCGAGTCCGCCcccgctgctgctgctgctgctgagggTGCTGCTGCGTCTGTTACTGGTGCGGTCAGCGCTGCTGTCGGTACGATTGCTGAAGCCGCTACCAACGCTGCTGAATCCGTCAAGGAGGCTGTTGTTGGCAAGCCTGAGAAGgacggaaagaagaaggaaaagaaggagaagaaggagaagccTGCCAAGGCTCCCAAACCTGTTGCCGAGGTTACAGGTCCTATGCCCAGTATGATCGATATGCGAGTAGGCAAGGTTCTTGACG TCAAGCGACACCCTGATGCCGACTCGCTTTACGTTGAGACCATCGACGTCGGAGAGCCCGAGCCTCGAACAGTCTGCTCTGGTCTGGTCAAGTACATGTCCGAGGATGAGATTCGCGGAGCGACCGTTGTGGTGATTTGCAACCTCAAGCCCGTGACCATGAGGGGCGTCAAGAGTTTCGCCATGCTTCTCTGTGCGAGCTCCAGGGATGGtaaggaggaaggtggtgtGCAGTTTGTTTTTCCTCCAGAGGGAAGTCAGCCGGGTGAGAGGATCTACTTTGAGGGTGAAAAGTATGAAA ACGCTATCCCCGAACCCCAACTCAACCCCAAGAAAAAGGTGTTTGAGACCATCCAGCCGAGCTTTACCACCCTTGAAAATCGCGAAGCTGCCTGGATCGACCCCGAGACCAAGTCTGTTCACCGACTCAGGACAAAGGACGGTGTTCTCAAGTCCAAGAGCTTTGTCGGTGCTTCCCTGTCGTAA